Proteins encoded in a region of the Perca fluviatilis chromosome 8, GENO_Pfluv_1.0, whole genome shotgun sequence genome:
- the LOC120563352 gene encoding GRAM domain-containing protein 2A-like, with translation MKTEKVDCLSLPVPLISSSSSSAVYSCALLRDILLQGRLYISRNWLCFYANLFGKDIKVLIPVVSVRLVKKHKTAGLVPNGLAITMDTAQKYVFVSLLSRDSVYDVLRRICTHLQVNGKSLSLKQYLEEPSSLSMDEFPEVLKWRRKPSLPAVSSSLPDLLGTSSPDLVADTPFSTHTLTDSSLETEKILLTEPVPELGQMEYQLLKLFILLVFLLVLSSCYLAFRVCRLEQQLSFLSSQPTLRERCGEVPCWLANQRTGT, from the exons ATGAAAACAGAGAAAGTtgactgtctctctcttcctgtcccCCTGATCTCTTCTTCTTCGTCCTCTGCAGTGTATTCGTGTGCGTTGTTGAGAGACATCCTGCTGCAGGGACGACTCTACATCTCCAGAAACTGGCTGTGTTTCTACGCCAACCTGTTTGGTAAAGACATCAAG GTTCTGATTCCCGTGGTGTCGGTTCGACTGGTGAAGAAACACAAGACGGCCGGCCTGGTTCCCAACGGCCTGGCTATCACCATGGATACGGCACAGAAG TACGTGTTTGTGTCCCTGCTGTCCAGAGACAGCGTCTACGATGTCCTCCGGAGGATCTGCACTCACCTGCAG GTGAACGGGAAGAGTCTGAGTCTGAAGCAGTACCTGGAGGAGCCCAGCTCCCTCTCCATG GACGAGTTTCCGGAGGTGCTGAAGTGGAGGAGGAAGCCATCGCTCCCCGCTGTCTCCTCCTCGCTGCCGGACCTGCTGGGAACCTCCTCCCCCGACCTCGTCGCAGACACGCCTTTCAGCACGCACACGCTCACAG acaGCAGTTTGGAAACGGAGAAGATCCTGCTGACAGAACCGGTACCTGAACTGGGTCAAATGGAGTACCAGCTGCTCAAACTCTTCATCCTGCT TGTCTTCCTGCTGGTGCTGTCGTCGTGCTATCTGGCGTTCAGAGTTTGTCGTCTGGAGCAACAGCTGAGCTTCCTGAGCAGCCAGCCGACGCTCAGAGAAAG